One part of the Algibacter sp. L1A34 genome encodes these proteins:
- a CDS encoding Spy/CpxP family protein refolding chaperone, which produces MKTYISTLFILLFTVSVFAQHKDRERIQALKVSFITEKLDLTAKEAQAFWPIYNTYDENSRKCKYEDMRAIRKEIKENATTITDEKAKELLDKFVEAEDKLHTERVNLIVNLKKIISPRKIILLKATEDDFNRKLFDEYKKRKHEQKK; this is translated from the coding sequence ATGAAAACATATATTTCAACCCTATTTATACTCTTATTTACAGTAAGTGTATTTGCACAACATAAAGATCGAGAACGCATACAAGCTCTAAAGGTCTCTTTTATTACAGAAAAATTAGACCTAACAGCTAAAGAAGCTCAAGCATTTTGGCCTATTTATAATACATACGATGAAAACTCGAGAAAATGTAAATATGAAGACATGCGCGCTATTCGAAAAGAAATAAAAGAAAACGCTACAACTATAACCGATGAAAAAGCTAAAGAATTATTAGATAAATTTGTAGAAGCTGAAGATAAGTTACACACGGAGCGTGTAAATCTAATTGTTAATTTAAAAAAAATTATTTCGCCCAGAAAAATTATATTACTTAAAGCCACCGAAGACGATTTTAACCGAAAGCTTTTTGATGAATACAAAAAACGTAAACATGAACAAAAAAAGTAA
- a CDS encoding RNA polymerase sigma factor has product MSLKNKEVLVTDEVQLIEQLKSETHKEAAFRALITLYKERLYWHIRNIVKSHDDTDDVLQNTFIKIFKNIDNFKGDSKLFSWMYRIATNESITFINKNAKRLQTSNEEVQQLVINNLTSDVYFEGDAIQLKLQQAIATLPEKQRLVFNMKYFEDIKYKDMSEILETSEGALKASYHLAVKKIETFLTQD; this is encoded by the coding sequence ATGAGTCTAAAAAATAAAGAAGTTTTAGTGACGGACGAAGTACAGCTCATTGAGCAATTAAAATCGGAAACCCATAAAGAAGCAGCCTTTAGAGCATTGATAACGCTATATAAAGAACGCTTATATTGGCATATTCGAAATATTGTAAAATCGCATGATGATACTGATGATGTGTTGCAAAATACATTTATTAAAATCTTTAAAAATATAGATAACTTTAAAGGCGACAGTAAACTATTCTCTTGGATGTATCGTATAGCAACAAACGAATCTATCACGTTTATCAATAAAAATGCAAAACGTTTACAAACTAGCAACGAAGAAGTACAGCAATTAGTCATTAATAACTTAACATCCGATGTGTATTTTGAAGGAGATGCCATTCAATTAAAATTACAACAAGCCATTGCTACGCTACCAGAAAAGCAGCGATTAGTATTTAATATGAAATATTTTGAAGATATAAAATATAAAGATATGTCGGAAATTTTAGAAACAAGTGAAGGTGCGCTAAAAGCATCGTATCATTTAGCTGTAAAAAAAATTGAAACCTTTTTAACACAAGATTAA
- a CDS encoding ABC transporter ATP-binding protein, with the protein MNHFYNILRYAKPYKNFAIGHIIANVFYALFGALSFIALIPMLDILFGTKDKMKPIVKPIYKGISSLKDFFKDYLAYQVNLHTDNDPQKALLIVVGLIVVLFLLKNLFGYLANYFMVFLRNGVVRDIRNTVYKKTVELPLSYFSEQKKGDIMTRVTADVSTLQYSMLPALELIVREPLTIIFTIVMMLLISVKLTIFVFIFIPLSGLVISKIGKSLKRKSDRVQKEQGLTLSTLEETLTGLRIIKGFNAESEFYDKFSESTGRFYHFSNKLLNRQNLASPASEFLGILVISILLWYGGQLVLVDKTLDGSSFIAYMGLAYNILVPAKAISRGLFNLKQGNAAAERIQEIVDAPNPLKDKENALEKASFDSEIEFKNISFKYKNDYVLKDFSLTVSKGKTVALVGQSGSGKSTIANLITRFYDVNKGEILIDGINIINLKTSTLRAQLGIVTQDAILFNDTIVNNLKLGKQEATDEDVIEALKIANAWEFVKDLPEGIQTNIGDAGGKLSGGQKQRLSIARAVLKSPPIMILDEATSALDTESERIVQVALENMMKNRTSIVIAHRLSTIQNADNIVVLNKGEIVEQGKHQELIDKNGVYKKLVDMQSFE; encoded by the coding sequence ATGAATCATTTTTATAACATACTTCGGTATGCCAAACCATATAAGAATTTTGCCATAGGACACATTATCGCTAATGTGTTTTATGCTTTATTTGGGGCACTATCTTTTATAGCATTAATCCCTATGCTAGACATTTTGTTTGGAACAAAAGACAAAATGAAACCTATTGTAAAACCTATCTACAAAGGGATTTCTAGCTTAAAAGATTTCTTCAAGGATTACCTAGCTTATCAAGTAAACTTACACACAGATAATGATCCGCAAAAAGCACTACTTATTGTAGTTGGTTTAATTGTAGTTTTGTTTCTACTAAAAAACCTATTTGGCTATTTAGCAAATTATTTTATGGTGTTTTTACGTAATGGTGTAGTTAGAGATATTAGAAATACCGTATACAAAAAAACTGTAGAATTACCACTGTCCTATTTTTCCGAACAGAAAAAAGGAGATATTATGACGCGTGTTACTGCAGATGTTTCCACCTTACAATACTCGATGCTTCCTGCCTTAGAGCTTATTGTTCGTGAACCACTTACCATTATTTTCACTATTGTAATGATGCTTTTAATAAGTGTAAAGTTAACCATTTTTGTATTTATCTTCATTCCACTTTCAGGATTGGTTATTTCAAAAATAGGAAAAAGTTTAAAACGAAAATCAGATCGTGTTCAAAAAGAACAAGGCTTAACCCTATCTACTTTAGAAGAAACCTTAACCGGATTACGCATTATTAAAGGTTTTAATGCGGAAAGTGAATTTTATGATAAATTTTCTGAATCTACAGGAAGGTTTTACCACTTTTCTAATAAATTATTAAACCGTCAAAATTTAGCATCGCCTGCAAGCGAATTTTTAGGAATATTAGTTATCTCTATTCTATTATGGTATGGCGGACAATTAGTTCTAGTCGATAAAACGCTTGACGGAAGTTCTTTTATAGCATATATGGGTCTTGCTTACAATATTTTAGTTCCGGCCAAAGCCATTTCAAGAGGACTTTTCAATCTTAAACAAGGTAATGCTGCAGCAGAACGTATTCAAGAAATCGTGGATGCTCCCAACCCCCTAAAAGATAAAGAAAATGCGCTTGAAAAAGCAAGTTTCGATTCAGAAATCGAATTCAAAAACATTTCTTTCAAATATAAAAATGATTATGTTTTGAAAGATTTCTCATTAACTGTTTCAAAAGGAAAAACAGTAGCTTTAGTTGGGCAATCTGGTAGTGGAAAATCTACAATAGCAAACCTTATTACACGTTTTTACGACGTTAACAAAGGAGAAATCTTAATTGACGGCATCAATATTATTAATTTAAAAACAAGCACTCTACGTGCGCAACTAGGTATTGTAACACAAGACGCTATTTTATTTAACGACACTATTGTTAACAATCTAAAATTAGGAAAACAAGAAGCAACGGATGAAGACGTAATCGAAGCCTTAAAAATTGCCAATGCATGGGAATTTGTTAAAGATTTACCAGAAGGTATTCAAACCAATATTGGCGATGCTGGAGGGAAACTATCTGGCGGACAAAAGCAACGTTTAAGCATCGCTCGAGCTGTTCTTAAAAGTCCACCAATTATGATTTTAGACGAAGCAACATCTGCTCTAGATACAGAAAGTGAACGTATAGTTCAAGTTGCATTAGAAAACATGATGAAAAATAGAACGTCCATTGTAATAGCTCATAGACTTTCAACCATTCAAAATGCTGATAATATTGTTGTTTTAAATAAAGGTGAAATTGTAGAACAAGGCAAACATCAAGAGCTTATTGATAAAAATGGTGTTTATAAAAAACTTGTAGATATGCAAAGTTTCGAATAA
- a CDS encoding phospho-sugar mutase codes for MIHIEPKILDRINAWLTPAFDEETQNTIKDSIANHPKDIQESFYKDLEFGTGGMRGIMGVGTNRINKYTLGKSTQGLSDYLHKSFPNETPKAVIAYDCRHNSKSLAKLVADVFSANGIKVYLFEDLRATPELSFAVKHLNCHCGIVLTASHNPPEYNGYKVYWQDGGQLVPPHDGGVINLINNLDYADIKFEANNDLIEYIGKDVDDVFIDASVKNGSVGATQAAKDDLTIVFTSLHGTSITAVPETLKRAGFKNVHIVKEQEVPDGDFPTVKSPNPEEPAALKMALELADKVNADIVIGTDPDCDRLGVAVRNSDGDLQLLNGNQTMLMMTDFLLKEWKAEDRIKGKEFIASTIVSTPMLTKLAESYGVESKIVLTGFKWIAKLIHDFPELDFIGGGEESFGFMVGDFVRDKDAVTSTLLACQIAAITKSNGSSFFNELIKLYTEHGFYKEKLISLTKKGIQGAEEIKQMMIDARQKPFTVVNESKVIKIEDYDSSIAKNMATGEETTIDVPKSNVLIYYTEDGSQVALRPSGTEPKIKFYVSVNTKLSNVEDFKATEASLDAKAEDILKSMNLI; via the coding sequence ATGATACACATTGAACCAAAAATTTTAGACAGAATAAACGCCTGGTTAACTCCAGCTTTTGATGAAGAAACGCAAAACACTATAAAAGATAGTATTGCAAACCATCCAAAAGACATACAAGAAAGCTTTTATAAAGATTTAGAATTTGGAACAGGTGGTATGCGTGGCATCATGGGTGTTGGCACAAACCGCATCAATAAATATACTTTAGGGAAAAGCACCCAAGGTTTAAGCGATTATTTACATAAATCGTTTCCAAATGAAACACCAAAAGCTGTAATTGCTTACGATTGTAGACACAATAGTAAATCATTAGCAAAATTAGTTGCCGATGTATTTTCTGCAAATGGTATTAAAGTTTATTTATTCGAAGATTTACGAGCTACACCAGAATTATCTTTTGCTGTAAAACATTTAAACTGCCATTGTGGTATTGTTTTAACGGCATCTCACAACCCACCAGAATACAATGGCTACAAAGTATACTGGCAAGATGGCGGACAATTAGTACCTCCGCATGATGGTGGTGTAATTAACCTAATTAATAATTTAGATTATGCTGATATTAAGTTTGAAGCAAACAACGATTTAATTGAATATATAGGAAAAGATGTTGATGATGTTTTTATCGATGCATCTGTTAAAAATGGTTCTGTTGGAGCAACACAAGCTGCAAAAGACGATTTAACAATTGTATTTACATCTTTACACGGAACTTCTATTACTGCCGTTCCTGAAACGTTAAAGCGTGCCGGGTTTAAAAATGTACATATTGTAAAAGAACAAGAAGTACCAGATGGCGACTTTCCAACGGTAAAATCGCCTAACCCAGAAGAACCAGCGGCTTTAAAAATGGCTTTAGAATTAGCAGATAAAGTAAATGCCGATATCGTTATTGGTACCGACCCTGATTGTGATCGTTTAGGTGTTGCTGTTCGAAATTCTGATGGTGATTTACAATTACTAAACGGAAATCAAACCATGTTAATGATGACCGATTTTCTACTTAAAGAATGGAAAGCAGAAGACAGAATTAAAGGCAAAGAATTTATTGCATCTACTATAGTTTCTACACCAATGCTTACCAAACTTGCAGAATCTTATGGTGTTGAAAGTAAAATTGTACTTACTGGTTTTAAATGGATTGCAAAATTAATTCATGATTTTCCTGAATTAGACTTTATTGGTGGTGGAGAAGAAAGTTTCGGTTTTATGGTTGGCGATTTTGTTCGCGATAAAGATGCCGTAACCTCTACTCTATTAGCTTGCCAAATTGCAGCAATAACAAAATCTAATGGAAGCTCTTTCTTTAATGAATTAATTAAACTTTACACCGAACACGGTTTTTATAAAGAAAAATTAATTTCATTAACTAAAAAAGGAATCCAAGGTGCCGAAGAAATCAAACAAATGATGATTGATGCGCGCCAAAAACCATTTACAGTTGTTAACGAATCTAAAGTTATTAAAATTGAAGATTACGATTCTTCTATAGCAAAAAACATGGCTACAGGAGAAGAAACAACTATTGATGTACCAAAATCTAACGTGTTAATTTATTATACTGAAGATGGTAGCCAAGTAGCATTACGCCCAAGTGGAACAGAACCAAAAATAAAATTCTACGTAAGTGTAAACACTAAATTATCTAATGTAGAAGATTTTAAAGCTACAGAAGCTTCACTTGACGCTAAAGCGGAAGACATCTTAAAAAGTATGAATCTCATTTAG
- a CDS encoding glycosyltransferase family 2 protein: MDISVVIPLLNEQDSLTELHDWIAKVMLNHSLSYEIIFIDDGSKDDSWKIITALSTQNKSVKGIQFLRNFGKSQALHAGFEKAQGDVIITMDADLQDNPDEIPDLYSMIINDGYDLVSGWKKKRYDSVIAKNIPSKLFNWAARKTSGVKLNDFNCGLKAYKNEVVKNIDVNGEMHRYIPVLSKNAGFTNIGEKVVQHQARKYGETKFGMDRFIHGFLDLITIWFLSRFGKRPMHLFGALGFIMFAIGFAFALYLGIDKLWLNRTGRLITQRPQFFIALSTMIIGTQFFVAGFLGEIILRNRPDKTRYLIKDEINLSPNH; the protein is encoded by the coding sequence ATGGATATATCAGTAGTTATACCACTACTTAACGAACAAGACTCTTTAACCGAATTACACGATTGGATAGCTAAAGTTATGCTAAACCATAGTCTTTCGTATGAAATTATCTTTATTGATGATGGAAGTAAAGATGACTCTTGGAAAATAATTACCGCACTTTCAACTCAAAATAAAAGTGTGAAAGGCATTCAGTTTTTAAGGAATTTCGGTAAATCTCAAGCTTTACATGCGGGTTTCGAAAAAGCACAAGGTGATGTTATTATTACTATGGATGCGGATTTACAGGATAACCCAGATGAAATCCCCGATCTTTATAGCATGATTATAAATGATGGTTACGATTTGGTTTCTGGCTGGAAAAAGAAACGTTACGATTCTGTTATTGCTAAAAACATACCATCAAAATTATTTAATTGGGCTGCCAGAAAAACATCGGGTGTAAAACTAAACGATTTTAACTGTGGCTTAAAAGCTTACAAAAACGAAGTCGTTAAAAATATTGATGTTAATGGTGAAATGCATCGTTATATTCCTGTACTTTCAAAAAATGCAGGCTTTACAAATATTGGTGAAAAAGTAGTACAACATCAAGCTCGAAAATATGGCGAAACCAAATTTGGGATGGACCGCTTTATTCATGGTTTTCTCGACTTAATAACCATTTGGTTTCTATCTCGCTTTGGAAAGCGCCCCATGCATTTGTTTGGTGCATTAGGTTTTATAATGTTCGCCATTGGTTTTGCATTTGCGCTATACCTTGGTATAGATAAATTATGGTTAAATAGAACAGGCCGATTAATTACCCAACGTCCACAATTTTTTATTGCACTTTCTACCATGATTATTGGTACGCAATTTTTTGTAGCAGGTTTTTTAGGTGAAATTATTTTACGAAATAGACCTGATAAAACACGCTATTTAATTAAAGATGAAATAAATTTAAGCCCTAATCATTAA
- a CDS encoding DUF4199 domain-containing protein: MEKTLKSIATNFGLYLGAFLALITIIPYGVNIELLANTWLGAFILIAVIVFGIVSVAKVKQAQNSYATFKEAFTAYFITVALGLLISVLVSYILFNFIDPEAATVLKEITIEKTVQMMEGFNSPSDIIDQTVENMEAQNNYSLANIAKGLAGYLVMFSIIGLIVAAAMKKNTPDAE; encoded by the coding sequence ATGGAAAAAACATTAAAATCTATCGCTACTAATTTCGGATTGTATTTAGGAGCTTTTTTAGCGCTAATCACTATAATCCCTTACGGCGTAAATATTGAATTACTTGCAAATACTTGGCTAGGTGCCTTCATTTTAATTGCTGTTATTGTTTTCGGAATTGTTTCTGTAGCCAAGGTTAAACAAGCTCAAAACAGTTACGCTACTTTTAAAGAAGCTTTTACTGCATATTTTATTACTGTTGCGCTAGGTTTACTAATTAGTGTTTTAGTCTCTTATATATTATTCAACTTTATCGATCCAGAAGCAGCAACTGTTTTAAAAGAGATTACTATTGAAAAAACAGTACAAATGATGGAAGGCTTTAATTCACCAAGTGACATTATCGATCAAACGGTAGAAAACATGGAAGCTCAAAACAATTATTCTTTAGCCAACATCGCTAAAGGTTTAGCCGGTTACTTAGTTATGTTTAGTATTATTGGTTTAATAGTTGCTGCTGCAATGAAAAAAAACACTCCTGACGCAGAATAA
- a CDS encoding type B 50S ribosomal protein L31 — MRKGIHPENYRLVAFKDMSNEDVFLTKSTANTNETLEVEGVEYPLIKMEISRTSHPFYTGKSKLVDTAGRIDKFKNKYAKFKK; from the coding sequence ATGAGAAAAGGTATACACCCAGAAAATTATAGATTAGTAGCGTTTAAAGATATGTCTAATGAAGATGTGTTTTTAACAAAATCTACAGCAAATACAAACGAAACTCTTGAAGTAGAAGGTGTTGAATATCCATTAATAAAAATGGAGATTTCTAGAACATCTCATCCTTTTTACACTGGTAAATCTAAATTAGTAGATACAGCTGGTCGTATTGACAAGTTCAAAAACAAATACGCTAAGTTTAAAAAATAA
- a CDS encoding GlmU family protein: MNYILFDGPSRNNLLPFTYTRPVADIRVGILTIREKWESYLSCTTTTITEDYLADKFPMVEMEVNVMINASYLPNEELVEKIKGLKENEAIFQGDDIIAFFAVEGQEDIDFDDYHAIEFDREVLKIENTWDIFSKNGDAIKQDFKLLTEDRTSEPISKTNNIIAPENIFLEEGAKLEFTTLNATNGPIYISKDAEIMEGALIRGPFALCESSIIKMGSKIYGPTTVGPFSKVGGEVNNSVIFGYSNKGHEGFLGNSVLGEWCNLGADTNNSNLKNNYAEVRLWDYQTEGFAKTGLQFCGLMMGDHSKCGINTMFNTGTVIGVSANIFGSGFPRNFVPSFSWGGSSGFSTYLTKKAFEVAKVVMGRRKIELDQQDEAILEHIFEETKKYRRS, from the coding sequence ATGAATTATATACTTTTTGACGGTCCTTCACGTAATAATTTATTACCTTTTACTTATACTCGGCCTGTTGCTGATATTAGGGTAGGAATATTAACGATTCGTGAAAAATGGGAAAGTTATCTGAGTTGTACTACAACAACCATAACTGAAGATTATTTAGCAGATAAATTCCCGATGGTTGAAATGGAGGTAAATGTTATGATAAATGCATCATACCTTCCAAATGAAGAATTAGTTGAAAAAATTAAAGGGTTAAAAGAAAATGAAGCTATATTTCAAGGTGATGATATTATAGCCTTTTTTGCTGTAGAAGGGCAAGAAGATATTGATTTTGATGATTATCATGCTATTGAATTTGACAGAGAGGTATTAAAAATCGAAAATACTTGGGATATTTTTTCTAAGAATGGAGATGCTATTAAGCAAGATTTTAAATTATTAACTGAAGATAGAACATCGGAACCGATCTCGAAAACCAATAATATTATTGCTCCCGAAAATATTTTTTTAGAAGAAGGTGCAAAACTTGAATTTACAACGTTAAATGCGACTAATGGACCAATATACATTTCTAAAGATGCAGAAATTATGGAAGGCGCTCTCATCCGTGGACCATTTGCGTTATGTGAATCTTCAATTATAAAAATGGGTTCTAAAATTTACGGACCTACAACAGTTGGTCCATTTAGTAAAGTAGGTGGAGAGGTAAATAACTCAGTTATTTTTGGATATTCTAATAAAGGTCATGAAGGGTTTTTAGGGAATTCTGTGTTAGGCGAGTGGTGTAATTTAGGAGCCGATACCAATAATTCCAACCTTAAAAACAATTATGCAGAGGTGCGTTTGTGGGATTACCAAACAGAGGGTTTTGCCAAAACAGGCTTGCAGTTTTGTGGATTAATGATGGGCGACCATAGTAAATGCGGTATAAATACTATGTTTAATACTGGTACCGTTATTGGTGTGAGCGCTAATATTTTTGGTAGTGGATTTCCTCGGAATTTTGTTCCTAGTTTTTCTTGGGGAGGTAGTAGTGGGTTTTCAACGTATTTAACAAAGAAAGCTTTTGAGGTTGCTAAAGTGGTTATGGGTAGACGGAAAATCGAATTAGACCAGCAAGACGAGGCTATTTTAGAGCATATTTTTGAAGAGACAAAAAAATACAGAAGATCATAG
- a CDS encoding TolB family protein translates to MVKFLVCIFFICSGITIAQNENFIIDNLSINNENPHFGLMRVNDDILFASYELDKKGRVKRVHGQPKLTIFQGVITNSGTIDKVSQLQIDSKAGVPQISSATLSQDGNKIYITTVYTNKNKPKVRFKETNFHLEVGEFKAGIGFTNFKVLSFCKPKFSYAHPALSADGKTLFFTANIKGGKATTRGGSDIFKVDILGGNSFSEPENLGAKVNSYGKEMFPFIAEDNTLYFSSNRPNGFGGYDLYKSTMNDDGAFEKAEKLEKPLNSNKDDLSLIMNRDNTSGFLSSKRLKGKGDDDIYSFKKK, encoded by the coding sequence ATGGTTAAATTTCTAGTCTGTATTTTTTTTATTTGTAGCGGAATAACTATAGCTCAAAATGAAAATTTTATTATTGACAATTTAAGTATCAATAATGAAAACCCACATTTTGGATTAATGCGTGTTAATGATGATATTTTATTTGCCTCTTACGAACTTGATAAAAAAGGTAGAGTAAAGCGAGTCCATGGACAACCTAAATTAACTATATTCCAAGGAGTAATAACTAATTCTGGAACTATTGATAAGGTTTCCCAATTACAAATTGACTCTAAGGCAGGGGTGCCTCAAATTTCTAGTGCGACACTATCTCAGGACGGAAATAAAATTTATATCACAACGGTTTACACAAATAAAAATAAGCCTAAGGTTAGGTTTAAAGAAACTAATTTTCATTTAGAAGTTGGGGAATTTAAAGCGGGCATTGGGTTTACTAATTTTAAAGTACTATCATTTTGTAAGCCAAAATTTTCTTATGCACATCCCGCATTGAGCGCAGATGGAAAAACTTTATTCTTTACAGCGAATATTAAAGGAGGAAAAGCAACGACTAGGGGAGGTTCAGATATCTTTAAGGTCGATATACTAGGAGGCAATTCGTTTAGTGAACCTGAGAATTTAGGAGCTAAAGTTAATTCTTATGGAAAAGAAATGTTTCCATTTATAGCGGAAGATAATACGTTGTATTTTTCATCTAATAGACCTAATGGTTTTGGTGGTTACGACTTGTATAAAAGTACAATGAATGATGACGGTGCTTTTGAAAAAGCTGAAAAATTAGAAAAACCATTGAATAGTAATAAGGATGATTTGTCATTAATAATGAATCGGGATAATACTTCTGGTTTTTTATCGTCTAAACGTTTAAAAGGCAAGGGTGATGATGATATTTATTCATTTAAAAAAAAATAA
- a CDS encoding lysoplasmalogenase family protein: MDDLVKQSLDETFYRYITKSLAIGLLLVYYIVNKQENVPKFKSNAVIVALVLFIIGGCFGVVMKNNFTFFILSFVFFVGGKAFYCLRLAKNHDFNFNRIIPFFLFFSLFMYFLVDEIYDKLGDQLLIIVAYFSISVILMAFAFMRKEFVCYKSYILVFSGLFLFVISESLLAVRLYGSNFTLNGTLVVVLYELGQYLFVIGILREVLIKPKETVEII, encoded by the coding sequence ATGGATGATTTGGTTAAACAAAGCCTTGATGAAACATTTTATCGCTATATAACCAAAAGTTTAGCAATAGGTTTGTTGCTAGTATATTATATTGTAAACAAACAAGAAAATGTTCCCAAGTTCAAGTCTAATGCCGTAATTGTGGCTTTAGTACTGTTTATTATAGGCGGATGTTTTGGAGTAGTTATGAAAAATAATTTCACGTTTTTCATACTTTCTTTTGTGTTTTTTGTTGGAGGTAAGGCTTTCTATTGCTTGCGCTTAGCTAAAAATCATGACTTTAATTTTAATCGGATAATTCCTTTTTTTCTATTCTTTAGTTTATTTATGTATTTCCTAGTTGATGAAATTTATGATAAATTAGGTGATCAGTTACTTATAATAGTTGCTTATTTTTCTATATCTGTAATCTTGATGGCTTTTGCTTTTATGCGAAAAGAATTTGTTTGCTATAAAAGTTATATTCTCGTATTTTCAGGTCTTTTCCTTTTTGTTATATCAGAAAGTCTGTTGGCTGTTAGGCTATATGGAAGTAATTTTACTTTAAATGGAACATTAGTTGTTGTTTTGTATGAGTTGGGGCAGTATTTATTTGTTATTGGAATATTAAGAGAGGTCTTAATTAAGCCAAAAGAAACTGTTGAAATAATTTAA
- a CDS encoding ABC transporter substrate-binding protein: MIKHVTSQIINYLSISCAVLFFFSCENNSNQGKDHLVFRYNEHKNIGSLDPAFSKDIADIWATNQLFNGLVQMDNNLKVIPCIAKSWHISEDAKTYNFTLRNDVYFHKHKLFGKDSTRTVVAKDIEYSLNRLLDKQIASPGSWILNKVDQFNVVNDTLFQIKLKQPFPAFLGLLTMKYCSVVPKEIVEFYNSDFRANPIGTGPFKFKRWEENIKLVFRKNELYFEKDYNGNSLPYLEAVAITFLPDKQSEFMQFAQGNIDFVSGLDASYKDEVLTADGRLRDKYEKTSRLIRGPYLNTEYLGFNLDSQTSETQSKLLRKAINYGFDRKKMMIYLRNGVGIPANGGFIPKGLPGYNALVGFSYQPEKAKQLVEQYKNETGKKDPEITITTIGNYLSFCEYIQRELQKTGLIVNIDVIPAATLKDAKANNKLDLFRASWVADYPDAENYLSLFYSKNFAPNGPNYTHFKNSKFDSWYEQAFTETNPKNREKLYSKMDSLVMQEAPIIPLFYDEVVRFTRKNVKDLGINPINLLELKQVKKLEDKN; this comes from the coding sequence ATGATAAAACATGTTACTAGTCAAATAATAAACTACCTATCAATTAGTTGCGCTGTTTTATTCTTTTTTTCATGTGAAAACAATTCAAATCAAGGTAAAGATCACCTTGTTTTTCGGTATAATGAACACAAAAACATAGGTTCACTAGACCCTGCATTTTCTAAAGATATTGCAGATATTTGGGCAACAAATCAATTATTTAACGGTTTGGTACAAATGGATAACAATTTAAAAGTTATTCCATGTATTGCAAAAAGCTGGCATATTTCTGAAGACGCAAAAACCTATAACTTCACTCTTAGAAACGACGTTTATTTTCATAAACACAAACTATTTGGCAAAGACTCAACAAGAACAGTAGTTGCTAAAGATATTGAATACAGCTTAAATCGATTATTGGACAAACAAATTGCATCACCAGGAAGTTGGATTTTAAACAAAGTAGACCAATTTAATGTTGTTAATGATACTCTATTTCAAATTAAATTAAAACAACCTTTCCCTGCCTTTTTAGGTTTATTAACTATGAAGTATTGCTCGGTTGTACCTAAAGAAATTGTAGAATTTTATAATTCTGATTTTAGAGCAAACCCGATTGGAACTGGCCCTTTCAAATTTAAACGTTGGGAAGAAAACATAAAATTGGTATTCAGAAAAAATGAACTTTATTTTGAAAAAGACTATAACGGAAATAGCTTACCTTATTTAGAAGCTGTTGCCATTACTTTTTTACCAGACAAACAAAGTGAATTCATGCAATTTGCCCAAGGTAACATAGATTTTGTATCTGGTTTAGATGCTTCTTACAAAGATGAAGTTTTAACTGCTGATGGTAGATTACGTGATAAGTATGAAAAAACATCACGATTAATTCGTGGCCCATATTTAAATACAGAATATTTAGGATTTAATTTAGACTCTCAAACTTCGGAAACTCAATCAAAACTATTAAGAAAAGCTATTAATTATGGTTTCGACCGAAAAAAAATGATGATTTATTTACGTAATGGTGTTGGTATTCCAGCAAACGGAGGATTTATACCCAAAGGATTACCTGGATACAATGCACTGGTTGGTTTTAGTTATCAGCCTGAAAAAGCGAAACAATTAGTTGAGCAATATAAAAATGAAACGGGTAAAAAAGATCCAGAAATAACAATAACAACCATTGGAAATTATTTAAGTTTTTGCGAATATATACAACGTGAACTTCAAAAAACAGGCCTTATAGTAAACATAGATGTTATTCCAGCCGCTACTTTAAAAGATGCCAAAGCCAATAACAAATTAGATCTTTTTAGAGCTAGTTGGGTTGCAGATTATCCCGATGCCGAAAATTATTTATCTCTATTTTATAGTAAAAATTTCGCTCCGAATGGTCCTAATTATACACATTTTAAAAACTCAAAATTCGATTCTTGGTACGAACAAGCTTTTACAGAAACTAACCCAAAAAACAGAGAAAAACTTTACTCTAAAATGGATTCCTTAGTTATGCAAGAAGCTCCAATTATTCCTTTATTTTATGATGAAGTTGTACGCTTTACAAGAAAAAACGTAAAAGATTTAGGAATAAACCCAATAAATTTATTAGAACTAAAACAGGTTAAAAAGCTAGAAGATAAAAATTAG